The following proteins are co-located in the Eptesicus fuscus isolate TK198812 chromosome 9, DD_ASM_mEF_20220401, whole genome shotgun sequence genome:
- the MED8 gene encoding mediator of RNA polymerase II transcription subunit 8: MQREEKQLEASLDALLSQVADLKNSLGSFIYKLENEYDRLTWPSVLDSFALLSGQLNTLNKVLKHEKTPLFRNQVIIPLVLSPDRDEDLMRQTEGRVPVFSHEVVPDHLRTKPDPEVEEQEKQLTTDAARIGADVAQKQIQSLNKMCSNLLEKISKEERESESGGLRPNKQTFNPADTNALVAAVAFGKGLSNWRPAGSSGPGQPGQPGTGTILAGASGLQQVQMTGAPSQQQSILSGVQMAQAGQPGKMPSGIKTNIKSASMHPYQRIKSKCPVRPSRSTTFSLSHSRLHFPFFPFTTWKASVASQ, encoded by the exons ATGCAG AGGGAGGAGAAGCAGCTTGAAGCATCATTAGATGCACTGCTGAGTCAAGTGGCTGATCTGAAGAACTCACTGGGGAGTTTCATTTACAAACTAGAGAACGAGTATGACCGGTTGACCTG GCCCTCTGTCCTGGACAGCTTTGCCTTGCTCTCTGGACAGTTGAACACTCTGAACAAGGTCTTGAAGCATGAAAAGACACCACTGTTCCGTAACCAGGTCATCATCCCTCTGGTGTTGTCCCCAGACCGTGATGAAGATCTCATg CGGCAGACTGAAGGACGAGTACCTGTTTTCAGCCATGAGGTAGTCCCTGACCATCTGAGAACTAAGCCTGACCCTGAGGTTGAAGAGCAAGAGAAGCAACTGACAACAGATGCAGCCCGCATCGGTGCTGATGTAGCTCAG AAGCAGATCCAGAGCTTAAATAAAATGTGCTCAAACCTTTTGGAGAAAATCAGCAAAGAGGAACGAGAATCAGAGAGTGGAG GTCTCCGGCCAAACAAGCAGACCTTTAACCCTGCAGACACCAATGCCTTGGTGGCAGCTGTTGCCTTTGGAAAAGGGCTGTCTAATTGGAGACCTGCAGGCAGCAGTGGACCtggccagccaggccagccaggaacTGGAACAATCCTTGCAGGAGCCTCAGGATTACAGCAGGTGCAGATGACAGGTGCTCCAAGCCAGCAGCAGTCCATTCTCAGTGGGGTGCAAATGGCCCAAGCAGGTCAACCAG GGAAAATGCCAAGTGGAATAAAAACCAACATCAAGTCAGCTTCAATGCATCCCTACCAGCG AATAAAGTCAAAGTGCCCGGTTCGACCTTCAAGATCTACCACATTCAGCCTCAGCCACAGCCGGcttcactttccttttttccctttcactACCTGGAAGGCCAGTGTAGCTAGCCAGTGA